A genomic segment from Centroberyx gerrardi isolate f3 chromosome 22, fCenGer3.hap1.cur.20231027, whole genome shotgun sequence encodes:
- the LOC139924359 gene encoding copine-3-like, giving the protein MASAGAPVLGAAQFATKVELTISCENLLDMDVFSKSDPLCALYINSSGSQWYEFGRTEMILNCLNPKFAKKFVIDYYFEMVQRLKFCVYDIDNNTYDLSDDDFLGELECTLGQIVSSKQMTRSLLLKNKRPAGHGTITICAEEITDTRVAHFEVSARKLDKKYLWWSDPFLEFYKQTETRWQLAHRTEVVKNNLNPVWRPFRIPLRSLCGGEVERPIKVDCYDHHVSGSHDLIGSFKTTLSELQMGTYTSPAEFQCINPKKSEKKKGYKNSGVICIKRCQVEKEFTFLDYIMGGCQLNFTIAIDFTGSNGDPSSPRSLHYINPEGYNEYLAAIWAVGNVIQDYDSNKMFPAFGFGAQIPPTWQVSHEFPINFNPTNPFCAGIEGVVTAYQKCLPQVKLYGPTNFAPIINHVACFAKQALRQNTASQYFVLLMITDGVITDMDQTCTAIVEASRLPMSIIIVGVGGADFGAMEFLDSDDRLLRSPWGDVASRDIVQFVPFRTFQGNSVALAQSVLAELPDQVASYFNSYKLKPPNQSSLSGPS; this is encoded by the exons ATGGCCTCAGCCGGGGCCCCGGTGCTGGGGGCCGCTCAGTTCGCCACCAAGGTGGAGCTGACCATCTCCTGTGAAAACCTCCTGGACATGGACGTCTTCTCTAAGTCTGACCCTCTGTGTGCCTTGTACATCAACAGCTCAGGCTCCCAGTGGTATGAG TTTGGCCGCACAGAGATGATCCTGAACTGCCTGAACCCAAAGTTTGCCAAGAAGTTTGTCATCGACTATTATTTCGAGATGGTGCAGAGGCTGAAGTTCTGCGTGTACGACATTGACAACAACACCTACGACCTGAGTGATGATGATTTTCTGGGGGAGCTGGAATGTACCTTGGGCCAG ATTGTGTCCAGTAAGCAGATGACTCGATCTCTGTTGCTGAAGAACAAGAGGCCCGCAGGACATGGGACCATCACA ATCTGCGCTGAAGAGATAACGGACACCAGAGTGGCACACTTTGAGGTGTCGGCCCGGAAACTGGACAAGAAG TATCTGTGGTGGTCCGACCCCTTCCTGGAATTCTACAAGCAGACAGAAACGAGATGGCAGCTGGCCCACAGGACAGAG GTGGTGAAGAACAACCTGAACCCCGTATGGAGACCCTTCAGGATCCCCCTGCGCTCTCTCTgcggaggagaggtggagagaccTATAaaa GTTGACTGTTATGACCATCATGTCAGTGGCTCCCATGACCTTATTGGGAGCTTTAAGACCACACTCTCAGAGTTGCAGATGGGAACATACACGTCCCcg GCTGAATTTCAATGCATCAACCCAAAAAagtcagagaagaagaaaggctACAAGAACTCTGGGGTCATTTGCATCAAGCGGTGCCAG GTGGAGAAAGAGTTTACCTTCCTGGATTACATCATGGGGGGCTGTCAGCTCAACTTCACT ATCGCCATTGACTTCACAGGCTCCAACGGAGATCCTTCATCCCCCCGGTCCCTCCACTACATCAACCCTGAGGGCTACAATGAATACCTGGCAGCTATCTGGGCAGTGGGCAATGTCATCCAGGACTATGACAG TAACAAAATGTTTCCTGCCTTTGGTTTTGGAGCCCAGATCCCTCCCACCTGGCAG GTTTCCCATGAGTTTCCTATCAATTTCAATCCAACAAATCCATTCTGCGCAG gtatAGAGGGGGTGGTGACTGCCTACCAGAAGTGCCTACCCCAGGTGAAGCTCTACGGTCCCACCAACTTCGCCCCCATCATTAACCATGTAGCCTGCTTCGCCAAGCAAGCTCTCCGGCAGAATACGGCCTCG CAATACTTTGTCCTGCTCATGATCACAGACGGAGTGATCACAGACATGGACCAGACATGCACCGCCATCGTGGAGGCCTCCCGTCTGCCCATGTCCATCATCATAGTCGGCGTGGGCGGGGCGGACTTCGGCGCCATGGAGTTCCTCGACAGCGACGACCGGCTGCTGCGTTCACCGTGGGGCGACGTCGCCTCGCGAGACATCGTCCAGTTTGTGCCTTTCCGAACGTTCCAA GGAAACAGTGTGGCTCTCGCCCAGAGTGTACTGGCAGAGTTGCCTGACCAAGTGGCCTCCTACTTCAACTCTTACAAACTGAAGCCTCCCAACCAATCCAGTCTTTCCGGCCCTTCCTAG